Proteins from one Cryptomeria japonica chromosome 4, Sugi_1.0, whole genome shotgun sequence genomic window:
- the LOC131046647 gene encoding disease resistance RPP13-like protein 4 codes for MASVVVDVVLEKLGGMLIEEINKEVSLVCNFRSDFEWLSKKLTNIKDYLRDADAQIAHNASVNRWLLDVAEIALDAEDILDEYAVHSKGTHSEISETSCVCSAFSYSQLVFRYKMVRRIKDVKARIGSIMKDGKELKLVGDVTHSNQPSTSTAQNVNWRGFNMIERDSHPVAIESKVEEILHLLDDPAAPVIAVVGMGGVGKTFLMQNVFSRIKDKFEKSIWLAISQTYSLKKLQASLAMELDLNEVVNERVDEVKAAELIHGRLASRKFLIVLDDVWRATEQENLVLALGIPRGNNPESKIVVTTRSRHVSSNMNARVYELQPLSKEESWNLFCAFAFKGNQPTHHLEGIARQVEGECGRLPLAVKTVAASLANTTLSREWESKLQQLRAASSTEDPIMQILKLSYDSLPAHLKPCFVYLSFFPEDEVIDYQYLINLWVAEGYIPQGDDQLDIGWSYLCHLESLCLVERVHDRNDIHGHGLSNKSFKVHDLLLDLTISIAKESQCAFSVEEAFKKYLIVKTGRTCRRILMGNRSIGDDDVEVRVRNRAYSASYLRTISISNNSGIQNIPPILINGARVLRVLDLSGTGISALPTSVGNLKLLRVLNLSWTNITKVPECVRSIKGLRFLDISFCSSLEQFPEWIGELNCLEHLDIRADRKKSMPKGISKLVSLQVLKLRLENNLSVEDNDFLQLQHFANLVNLREVRITIGHEAESRG; via the coding sequence ATGGCATCTGTTGTGGTTGATGTTGTTCTTGAAAAGCTTGGTGGGATGTTGATAGAAGAGATAAACAAGGAGGTTTCACTTGTCTGTAACTTTAGAAGTGACTTTGAATGGCTGAGCAAGAAGCTCACAAATATAAAAGACTATCTGAGAGATGCAGATGCCCAGATTGCACACAATGCGTCCGTGAATAGATGGCTGCTGGATGTTGCAGAGATCGCTTTGGATGCAGAGGACATACTGGACGAATATGCTGTTCACTCAAAAGGTACTCATAGTGAAATCTCCGAAACCTCTTGTGTATGCAGTGCTTTCAGTTATTCTCAGTTAGTGTTTCGCTATAAAATGGTACGTCGAATTAAGGACGTGAAAGCTAGAATAGGGTCCATTATGAAAGATGGAAAAGAGCTGAAGCTTGTTGGGGATGTCACTCATTCAAACCAACCCTCTACAAGTACAGCACAGAATGTAAACTGGAGGGGTTTCAATATGATAGAGAGGGATTCACATCCAGTGGCTATTGAGTCAAAGGTTGAAGAAATCCTCCACCTGCTCGATGACCCTGCTGCTCCTGTCATCGCCGTTGTTGGTATGGGCGGCGTTGGGAAGACATTTTTAATGCAAAATGTTTTCAGCAGAATAAAGGATAAGTTTGAGAAGTCAATCTGGCTCGCTATTTCTCAGACTTACTCCCTTAAAAAGTTGCAAGCTTCTTTGGCCATGGAACTAGATTTGAACGAGGTTGTCAATGAGAGGGTAGATGAGGTAAAGGCAGCAGAGCTGATTCATGGCCGTTTAGCAAGCAGAAAGTTCCTCATTGTGTTGGATGATGTGTGGAGGGCAACTGAGCAAGAGAACTTGGTATTGGCACTTGGCATTCCAAGGGGGAATAACCCTGAGAGCAAAATTGTGGTCACAACACGAAGCAGACATGTGAGCAGCAACATGAATGCTCGTGTTTATGAGCTGCAACCTTTATCAAAAGAGGAGAGCTGGAACCTGTTTTGCGCTTTTGCCTTTAAAGGAAATCAGCCAACACATCATCTTGAAGGGATTGCTCGTCAAGTGGAAGGGGAATGCGGGAGATTGCCCTTGGCTGTTAAAACAGTGGCAGCATCTCTGGCGAACACGACATTATCTAGGGAGTGGGAATCTAAATTGCAGCAGCTAAGAGCGGCATCTTCTACCGAGGATCCAATTATGCAGATTCTCAAGCTAAGTTATGATTCTCTCCCTGCTCATCTTAAGCCCTGTTTTGTGTATCTTTCTTTCTTTCCCGAAGATGAGGTAATAGACTACCAATATCTCATAAATCTGTGGGTGGCGGAAGGATATATTCCTCAAGGAGACGACCAACTAGACATTGGATGGAGTTATTTATGTCATCTTGAAAGTCTATGTCTGGTCGAGAGAGTACATGACCGGAATGATATTCATGGTCATGGTTTGTCGAATAAAAGTTTCAAAGTGCATGATTTATTGCTTGATTTGACCATCAGCATAGCAAAAGAAAGTCAATGTGCATTTAGTGTGGAAGAAGCCTTCAAGAAATATCTCATTGTGAAAACAGGCAGGACGTGTCGCAGAATTTTAATGGGCAACAGAAGCATAGGCGATGATGATGTAGAGGTAAGGGTAAGAAACAGGGCATATTCTGCATCATATCTTCGCACTATATCCATTTCAAATAATTCGGGCATTCAAAATATTCCACCAATCTTGATCAATGGTGCGAGAGTACTGCGTGTACTTGACTTGAGTGGGACTGGAATCTCGGCATTGCCCACTTCTGTTGGAAATTTAAAGCTCCTTAGAGTTTTGAATTTAAGTTGGACAAATATTACCAAGGTACCAGAATGTGTAAGAAGTATTAAGGGTCTTCGCTTCCTTGACATTTCTTTTTGCAGCAGTCTAGAACAGTTCCCTGAGTGGATTGGTGAGCTCAATTGTTTGGAACATCTGGATATCCGCGCAGACCGTAAGAAATCCATGCCGAAAGGAATATCAAAGCTTGTGTCTTTACAGGTACTGAAATTACGTTTAGAGAACAACCTGTCTGTGGAAGACAATGACTTCTTACAGCTGCAGCATTTTGCCAATTTGGTCAACCTCCGTGAAGTGCGGATAACTATTGGTCACGAGGCTGAATCACGAGGCTGA